Proteins encoded within one genomic window of Mycoplasma phocoenae:
- the lpdA gene encoding dihydrolipoyl dehydrogenase, producing the protein MSKYTGNIDAEYDLIVIGAGPGGYLAAEEGAKHGLKTLIVEKCYWGGVCLNVGCIPTKALLHATEEFHKAKTGELSKLGFTFDADSVQLDWNALQAQKAKTVTKLTGGVKMLMKGNKVEIIEDTAEFLDNNVLKAGDKVVKGKYMIYAMGSHSRRLNLPGFEQAYMDKKVVTSTGLINIESQPSSLTIIGGGVIGVEFGQVFATAGTKVTILQNLDRVLANLDKDVTDEVQKHLKKKGVEIIFNTTIKSYEDDHVVYEKDGEEFKIKSDIVLSSIGRIPNTGFLSKTDVKIGQRGEIVIDEKCKTNVENVYAIGDITGQNMLAHVAYKHAAIAVYDILNREGKCNTEIKYNPLTVAGCIYTDPEIASIGLTENAAKAQEKEYIATKWSFAYVGKAIAAHRDYGFCKLVVDKNNGKILGAQIIGANATDMITEIALAMDNDLNVFDLANSIHPHPTFNEIVWEAARQAVHKLEK; encoded by the coding sequence ATGAGTAAATATACAGGTAATATTGATGCTGAATATGATTTAATAGTAATTGGTGCTGGTCCTGGTGGATATTTAGCAGCCGAAGAAGGTGCTAAACATGGATTAAAAACACTAATTGTGGAAAAATGTTACTGAGGTGGAGTGTGTCTAAATGTTGGTTGCATTCCAACTAAAGCACTGTTACATGCTACAGAAGAATTTCATAAAGCAAAAACAGGTGAATTGAGTAAATTAGGATTTACGTTTGATGCGGATTCAGTTCAATTAGATTGAAATGCATTGCAAGCACAAAAAGCAAAAACAGTTACTAAATTAACTGGTGGTGTTAAAATGCTTATGAAAGGAAACAAAGTTGAAATCATCGAAGATACAGCTGAGTTTCTAGATAACAACGTATTAAAAGCTGGAGACAAAGTTGTTAAAGGTAAATATATGATTTATGCCATGGGTTCACACTCAAGAAGATTAAACTTACCAGGCTTTGAACAAGCATATATGGATAAAAAAGTTGTTACATCAACCGGGTTAATCAATATTGAAAGTCAACCATCTTCACTAACAATTATTGGTGGTGGAGTTATTGGAGTTGAGTTTGGACAAGTGTTTGCCACTGCGGGAACAAAAGTTACTATTTTACAAAACCTTGATCGTGTTCTTGCAAACTTAGACAAAGATGTTACAGACGAAGTTCAAAAACATTTGAAGAAAAAAGGTGTTGAAATCATATTCAATACAACTATTAAATCATACGAAGATGATCATGTTGTTTACGAAAAAGATGGAGAAGAATTTAAAATAAAATCAGATATTGTTTTAAGTTCAATTGGACGTATACCAAACACTGGATTTTTATCTAAAACAGATGTAAAAATTGGACAACGTGGAGAAATTGTTATTGATGAAAAATGTAAAACCAATGTGGAAAATGTTTATGCAATTGGGGATATTACAGGGCAAAACATGTTAGCGCACGTAGCTTATAAACATGCAGCGATTGCAGTATATGACATTTTAAATAGGGAAGGAAAATGCAATACTGAAATTAAATACAACCCTCTAACAGTTGCAGGATGTATTTACACAGATCCAGAAATCGCATCAATTGGTTTAACCGAAAATGCAGCAAAAGCACAAGAAAAAGAATATATTGCAACTAAATGAAGTTTCGCATATGTTGGTAAAGCTATTGCAGCTCATCGTGATTACGGATTTTGCAAATTAGTTGTGGATAAAAATAATGGGAAAATTTTAGGAGCTCAAATCATCGGAGCAAATGCTACAGATATGATTACCGAAATTGCTCTTGCAATGGATAATGATTTAAATGTGTTTGATTTAGCAAATTCAATTCATCCACATCCTACATTTAATGAAATCGTTTGAGAAGCCGCAAGACAAGCTGTTCACAAATTGGAAAAATAA
- a CDS encoding DNA recombination protein RmuC — MQIAILSILIIILLTQSIVCLVLFKILKKNNQHNYNTDLTEINNKINETFSQNKIQQETIDKLIQANSSRNDALREEIEKKFKNESIYLNNNVQELKNSINVFNKTQNETQIKTYNDLNMNLNKKWVEQISLLSEANNKNNENLNALSKMIQKELNESIDKIHNKVQQKMEEINQKFSEKLDKDLNDRLNHHFDRLNKDMSNLSDGMIKFQTIQKSVTELNTLFSNSKNYGTFGETHLKNIITDIMPIDLFKEQCKLDPNKDYIVDFAVKYPTKNGSTIWLPIDSKFSAAKYKTFLEDKNAFNKKELLNAIEKQAKEISEKYIIADVTTDYALMYIPSESLHALIRDEPEFVSKLWNKFKVIPAGPSIIYVMLKNTAFMMQQVDMNKNVKNVIESLHGIQKTYGYLMTNIENAAKSAEKASESIQKAKKNASTVSNKLQSFSKTNKLENNDETPNELIME, encoded by the coding sequence ATGCAAATAGCCATTTTATCAATATTGATAATCATTTTACTTACTCAAAGCATTGTTTGCTTAGTTTTATTTAAAATTCTTAAGAAAAATAATCAACACAATTACAATACTGATTTGACTGAAATTAACAATAAAATTAACGAAACATTCAGTCAAAATAAAATTCAACAAGAGACAATTGATAAGTTGATTCAAGCAAATTCAAGTAGAAATGATGCACTGCGAGAAGAAATTGAAAAAAAATTCAAAAATGAGTCAATATATTTGAATAACAATGTCCAAGAGTTAAAAAACAGTATCAATGTCTTTAATAAAACACAAAACGAAACTCAAATTAAAACATATAACGATCTAAATATGAATTTAAATAAAAAATGAGTAGAGCAAATTTCATTACTAAGTGAAGCCAACAATAAAAATAATGAAAATTTAAATGCTTTATCTAAAATGATTCAAAAAGAACTTAATGAATCTATTGATAAGATTCACAATAAAGTACAACAAAAAATGGAAGAAATTAACCAAAAATTCAGTGAAAAATTGGACAAGGATTTAAACGATCGCTTGAATCATCATTTCGATAGATTAAATAAAGATATGAGTAATTTATCTGATGGCATGATTAAATTTCAAACCATTCAAAAATCAGTTACAGAGTTAAATACATTATTCAGCAACTCAAAAAATTATGGTACTTTTGGTGAAACACATTTAAAAAATATTATCACAGATATAATGCCGATTGATTTATTTAAAGAACAATGCAAACTTGATCCAAACAAAGATTATATTGTTGATTTTGCTGTAAAATATCCAACTAAAAATGGTTCAACAATATGACTACCTATCGATTCAAAATTTAGTGCCGCCAAATACAAAACTTTTTTAGAAGATAAAAATGCATTTAACAAAAAAGAATTATTAAATGCAATTGAAAAACAAGCGAAAGAAATTAGTGAAAAATATATTATTGCCGATGTAACCACTGATTATGCGCTTATGTATATTCCAAGTGAATCACTACATGCTTTAATTCGTGATGAACCTGAATTTGTGTCTAAATTATGAAATAAATTCAAAGTTATACCAGCAGGGCCTTCAATCATTTATGTAATGTTAAAAAATACAGCTTTCATGATGCAACAAGTTGACATGAATAAAAATGTAAAAAATGTTATTGAATCATTACACGGTATTCAAAAAACTTATGGATACTTAATGACTAATATTGAAAACGCTGCAAAATCGGCAGAAAAAGCAAGTGAAAGTATTCAAAAAGCTAAAAAAAATGCTTCGACTGTTTCAAACAAATTGCAATCTTTTAGCAAAACAAACAAACTAGAAAACAATGACGAAACACCGAACGAACTAATAATGGAATAA
- a CDS encoding gamma-glutamylcyclotransferase family protein → MNFKKNLFVYGTLKDEFFQKHIFNKKINTQKATLQGYSIINDDLNYLNIIEDKNGLIEGYLLKLTKKQLFFADLWESTPLYKKNKSESTNKKK, encoded by the coding sequence ATGAACTTTAAAAAAAATTTATTTGTTTACGGAACTCTTAAAGACGAGTTTTTTCAAAAACACATTTTTAATAAAAAAATCAATACTCAAAAAGCAACGTTGCAAGGATATTCTATTATTAATGATGATTTGAATTATTTAAACATTATTGAAGATAAAAATGGATTGATAGAAGGGTATTTATTGAAATTAACAAAAAAACAATTGTTTTTTGCTGATTTATGAGAATCGACTCCTTTGTATAAAAAAAATAAAAGTGAAAGTACTAACAAAAAGAAATAA
- a CDS encoding ribulose-phosphate 3-epimerase: MKTISPSILDVNNTKYTEYVNQLIEWGVTNVHYDVMDGKFVPNTALSFDTIKSIYENTKSHTMDIHLMVENVEENINKFSAFSDIITFHFEAVNKKELENIIQNYSKDVKLGIAINPDTDINNILQYIKHFELVLVMSVFPGKGGQSFIENTLNKTKEIQQYIIENNLNTIIQMDGGINDKTIQKTFENGTNLAVVGSYLVKNFSKNTIEDLLKNA; this comes from the coding sequence ATGAAAACAATAAGTCCATCAATATTAGATGTTAATAATACAAAATACACTGAATATGTTAATCAATTAATTGAATGAGGAGTAACAAATGTTCATTATGATGTAATGGATGGTAAATTCGTCCCAAATACAGCTTTGAGTTTCGACACAATTAAATCAATATACGAAAACACAAAATCTCACACCATGGATATTCATTTAATGGTTGAAAATGTTGAAGAAAATATAAATAAATTTAGCGCTTTTTCAGATATTATTACATTCCATTTTGAAGCAGTGAATAAAAAAGAATTAGAAAATATTATTCAAAATTATTCAAAAGATGTAAAACTTGGCATAGCCATAAATCCGGATACTGATATTAACAATATATTGCAATATATTAAACATTTTGAACTAGTTTTAGTTATGAGTGTTTTCCCAGGTAAGGGTGGGCAAAGTTTTATTGAAAATACTCTAAACAAAACTAAGGAAATACAACAATACATTATTGAAAATAACTTAAACACAATAATTCAAATGGATGGTGGAATTAATGATAAAACTATTCAAAAAACATTTGAAAATGGTACAAACTTAGCAGTAGTGGGTTCTTATTTGGTTAAAAATTTTTCAAAAAATACAATAGAGGATTTATTGAAAAATGCGTAA
- a CDS encoding AAA family ATPase, translated as MKLIEVQAHGFKSFADKVTLKFDGGVVAIVGPNGSGKSNINDAIKWVLGESSYKALRGDNMEDVIFAGSETEKAMDTAEVTLTFDNSDRSVNIPHDIFTISRVLTRGKGSSYFINGKEALMKDIKEIAMQSGISKSSLAIISQGTISDVAEATPERRREFFEEAAGTSMYKTRKADAQRKLVKTEEALVHINSIANEMETQLKPLQRQAEKATVYLDKASQLKEVEIALLVHEMTEAKNTLKDIFETHGNSDEIIKDLDQRKQQKQAKVEAVSLHRVQLDTQINEYEKEIKRITDEMSDLKVRNEAANQRRELIKQGKLNVTSEEKIAENKAELNELNQTIGQLKSNKVAIEKHNDELGEKYTEIRLKLSEAKSKLDHHNDQKMRLSYNLQNLIETRDKRTNLTKGTKSIVENKHLFKGYRGTVSELLNVPEQYVKAVETVLTAALQNIVVDTPEVAVHAVEFLKKNHAGRATFIPLSSIKPRFMREDHLIVAQTQEGFLGILSDLIKVGREFDTLKKFLLGNILLAQNIDEANKLSKLLEKRYMVVTLDGDLIRVGGIISGGQVQEATNTFALDEKIKAIESSLPAIEQKINELTSIYEEYSLKSENISQTRIELSVQSAKLGQQIQDETRKFDSLRDEIESITNEKITLEENIDFTETITSISAKREQVEQLLTIKIKERQDVQADLNTHIKEKEEIEFEFKRVYAAREQYMKTQYNAENTIANAKERLSKEYELMFETAKELYYNPDIDYAGAKLVVDELRAEIKSLGHINIESIEQLKDVQSRYDDIIANQSELKNAKDTIEQAIAEMDKIIIERIRTTVNLVNTEFKYVFNKMFGGGMAEIRYTNPDDLLETGLDIIAQPPGKAIKNLKLFSGGEKALIAISLLFSIIKAKPLPLCILDEVEAALDEANVIRFAEFLHKLKVDTQFIVITHRQGTMERVDHLYGATMQNRGVTTFFSVELSKAKELVEQQ; from the coding sequence ATGAAATTAATAGAAGTTCAAGCACATGGTTTTAAATCATTCGCAGATAAAGTTACACTGAAATTTGATGGGGGAGTAGTAGCTATAGTTGGGCCTAATGGTTCAGGAAAAAGTAACATTAACGATGCAATAAAATGAGTACTTGGTGAGAGTTCATACAAAGCATTGCGTGGGGATAACATGGAAGATGTAATTTTTGCTGGTTCAGAAACTGAAAAAGCAATGGATACTGCCGAAGTTACATTGACTTTTGATAACAGTGATAGATCGGTAAATATACCTCATGATATTTTCACAATATCACGTGTATTAACAAGAGGAAAAGGTTCAAGCTATTTCATCAATGGTAAAGAAGCATTGATGAAAGACATTAAAGAAATAGCGATGCAAAGTGGAATTAGTAAATCTTCACTTGCAATAATTTCGCAAGGTACAATCAGTGATGTTGCTGAAGCTACACCAGAAAGACGTCGTGAATTCTTTGAAGAAGCAGCTGGTACAAGTATGTACAAAACAAGAAAAGCAGACGCGCAAAGAAAATTGGTAAAAACAGAAGAAGCTTTAGTGCATATTAACTCTATTGCTAACGAAATGGAAACGCAATTAAAACCTTTACAAAGACAAGCAGAAAAAGCTACAGTGTATTTAGATAAGGCTAGTCAATTAAAAGAAGTTGAAATAGCATTACTAGTACACGAAATGACTGAGGCAAAAAATACATTGAAAGATATTTTTGAAACACACGGTAACTCAGACGAAATTATTAAAGATTTAGATCAAAGAAAACAACAAAAACAAGCTAAAGTAGAAGCCGTATCCTTACACCGTGTTCAGCTAGATACTCAAATTAATGAATATGAAAAAGAAATAAAAAGAATAACTGACGAGATGAGCGACTTAAAAGTGCGTAATGAAGCAGCAAATCAACGTCGTGAATTAATTAAACAAGGTAAGTTAAATGTAACTTCTGAAGAAAAAATAGCTGAAAACAAAGCTGAATTAAACGAATTGAACCAAACAATTGGTCAATTGAAATCGAATAAAGTCGCTATTGAAAAACACAATGATGAACTTGGTGAAAAATATACTGAAATTAGACTAAAACTTTCTGAAGCAAAAAGTAAATTGGATCATCACAACGACCAAAAAATGCGTTTATCATACAATTTACAAAATTTAATTGAAACAAGAGACAAACGTACTAATTTAACAAAAGGTACAAAAAGCATTGTTGAAAATAAACACTTATTCAAAGGATACCGTGGTACAGTTAGCGAATTATTGAATGTACCTGAACAATATGTAAAAGCAGTTGAAACAGTATTGACCGCAGCACTGCAAAACATTGTAGTAGATACTCCCGAAGTGGCTGTTCATGCTGTTGAATTCCTGAAAAAGAACCATGCAGGGCGTGCAACATTTATCCCATTAAGTTCAATAAAACCAAGATTTATGCGGGAAGATCATTTAATCGTCGCGCAAACTCAAGAGGGCTTTTTAGGAATATTATCAGATTTAATTAAAGTTGGTCGTGAGTTCGATACACTTAAAAAATTCTTATTAGGGAACATTTTACTAGCACAAAACATTGACGAAGCTAATAAATTATCTAAATTATTAGAAAAACGTTACATGGTTGTTACGTTAGATGGTGACTTAATTCGTGTGGGTGGAATTATTAGTGGTGGACAAGTTCAAGAAGCAACTAATACATTTGCACTGGACGAAAAAATAAAAGCTATTGAATCTTCATTGCCTGCAATTGAACAAAAAATAAATGAATTAACTTCTATATATGAAGAATATTCACTTAAATCAGAAAATATCAGTCAAACACGAATAGAATTAAGTGTGCAAAGCGCAAAACTTGGTCAACAAATTCAAGATGAAACAAGAAAATTCGATTCATTAAGAGATGAAATTGAATCAATAACAAATGAAAAAATAACTCTTGAAGAAAACATTGATTTTACTGAAACTATTACTTCAATAAGTGCCAAACGTGAACAAGTTGAACAGTTGTTAACTATAAAAATTAAAGAACGTCAAGATGTACAAGCAGATTTAAACACGCACATTAAAGAAAAAGAAGAGATTGAATTTGAATTTAAACGTGTGTATGCCGCTCGTGAGCAATATATGAAAACTCAGTACAATGCTGAAAACACAATCGCAAATGCCAAAGAACGTCTAAGTAAAGAATATGAACTAATGTTTGAAACAGCTAAAGAATTATATTACAACCCAGACATCGATTATGCTGGGGCTAAATTAGTTGTTGATGAATTAAGAGCAGAAATTAAATCACTAGGACACATTAATATTGAAAGTATTGAACAATTAAAAGATGTTCAATCACGTTATGATGACATTATAGCAAACCAAAGTGAATTAAAAAACGCTAAAGATACAATTGAACAAGCTATTGCTGAAATGGACAAAATTATTATCGAAAGAATAAGAACTACCGTAAATCTTGTCAACACAGAATTCAAATATGTATTCAATAAAATGTTTGGTGGTGGAATGGCTGAAATTCGTTATACAAATCCAGATGACTTATTAGAAACAGGACTTGATATTATTGCTCAGCCTCCTGGTAAAGCAATCAAAAACTTAAAACTATTTTCTGGAGGAGAAAAAGCACTTATTGCTATTTCATTATTATTCTCTATTATTAAAGCAAAACCTTTACCTTTATGTATTTTAGACGAAGTTGAAGCCGCATTAGATGAAGCTAATGTTATTCGTTTTGCTGAATTCTTGCATAAATTGAAAGTTGATACTCAGTTTATTGTTATTACCCACCGTCAAGGAACAATGGAAAGAGTAGACCACTTATACGGGGCAACAATGCAAAATAGAGGTGTTACAACATTTTTCTCAGTTGAATTAAGCAAGGCAAAAGAATTGGTAGAACAACAATAA
- a CDS encoding DUF2188 domain-containing protein, translated as MAEEKKVSTTYYVVNHKDVLGNPGWGVKVKGGKILKHTRTQKEALEYAKNIKNCESILLQSKDGSFRKH; from the coding sequence ATGGCTGAAGAAAAAAAAGTATCTACAACATATTATGTAGTTAACCACAAAGACGTTTTAGGTAACCCGGGTTGAGGTGTTAAAGTTAAAGGTGGTAAAATCCTAAAACACACAAGAACTCAAAAAGAAGCTTTAGAATATGCTAAAAATATAAAAAATTGTGAATCAATTTTATTACAGTCTAAAGACGGATCTTTTAGAAAACATTAA
- the tsaB gene encoding tRNA (adenosine(37)-N6)-threonylcarbamoyltransferase complex dimerization subunit type 1 TsaB, giving the protein MKLFFDTCLEDLVIALLGKDSKLVSMVKLESLKKKVDILPRIVNQILNENNININDITDMYFNIGPGSFTGSRIALVYCRTIALFKPIKLHTYQTHELINKQTNKKVIHIKASKYSAYQIIFNKDDSIESNKISTELFDSVDYDELLNNFNKYQSIFKEVTDIDSLETTYFHEAKIGGE; this is encoded by the coding sequence ATGAAATTATTTTTTGATACATGTCTAGAAGATTTAGTCATAGCTTTATTAGGAAAGGATTCAAAATTGGTTTCAATGGTTAAACTTGAATCACTGAAGAAAAAAGTAGATATATTACCACGTATTGTTAATCAAATTTTAAATGAAAACAACATTAATATTAATGATATTACTGACATGTATTTTAATATTGGACCAGGTAGTTTTACAGGTTCAAGAATTGCTTTAGTATACTGTCGCACAATCGCTCTTTTTAAACCAATTAAATTGCACACATATCAAACTCACGAGTTAATTAATAAACAAACAAATAAAAAAGTTATTCACATTAAAGCAAGTAAATATAGTGCTTATCAAATTATTTTTAATAAAGATGATAGTATTGAAAGTAATAAAATTAGTACCGAATTGTTTGATTCAGTAGATTACGATGAATTGTTAAATAATTTCAATAAATATCAATCAATTTTTAAAGAAGTTACTGATATTGATTCATTGGAAACTACATACTTTCACGAAGCTAAAATAGGAGGTGAATAA
- the tsaE gene encoding tRNA (adenosine(37)-N6)-threonylcarbamoyltransferase complex ATPase subunit type 1 TsaE produces the protein MRKLFTINKKEELSIIAKYLLSFENIEAILLNGEMGSGKTTLTTYLAKEMGIQQTIISPTFNGMLIYPNLVHIDAYKLRGDLEAFEDYFEDSIVVIEWPEKINHSFKHYINVNIVMKDNNRIFEIEVI, from the coding sequence ATGCGTAAATTATTTACAATAAACAAAAAAGAAGAATTAAGTATTATTGCTAAATATTTATTGTCATTTGAAAATATCGAAGCAATTTTATTGAATGGGGAAATGGGCAGCGGTAAAACAACTTTGACGACATATTTAGCAAAAGAAATGGGAATTCAGCAAACCATTATCAGCCCAACATTTAATGGTATGTTAATATATCCGAATTTAGTACACATAGATGCATACAAATTACGCGGGGACTTGGAAGCTTTTGAAGATTATTTTGAAGATTCAATCGTTGTGATTGAATGACCTGAAAAAATTAATCATTCTTTTAAACATTACATAAATGTGAATATAGTTATGAAAGACAACAATAGAATATTTGAAATAGAGGTTATTTAA
- a CDS encoding bifunctional 5,10-methylenetetrahydrofolate dehydrogenase/5,10-methenyltetrahydrofolate cyclohydrolase, which translates to MYKLLDGKIISNEIKKNIQQIINDNELISLPRLGIVQVGNNEESNIYIKHKLKLAHDLGFEAECIRFSEFDSEKYVIDQIKKVQDQYDGLIIQLPLPIGFNTQKILDTIETNKDIDGLNTENVNKCKEGTSLYLPATALAVIFMLKHFGADLINTNIGIVGESNVVGAPIKNELIRLNKNVISYNKHSDTSNLAQHDILIVATGVKHLIKNKDVKQDAIVIDVGIHRDKNNKITGDCDFDDIKDKCLAITPVPGGVGPMTVVCLVLNLIKAYTIAHPEYSNIFAPILKNM; encoded by the coding sequence ATGTATAAATTACTTGACGGTAAAATAATAAGTAATGAAATTAAAAAAAATATTCAACAAATAATCAATGATAACGAATTAATTTCATTGCCTAGATTAGGTATTGTGCAAGTGGGTAATAATGAAGAATCAAATATATACATTAAGCATAAACTAAAATTGGCTCACGATTTAGGTTTTGAAGCTGAATGTATACGTTTTTCAGAATTTGATTCAGAAAAATATGTAATAGATCAAATTAAAAAAGTTCAAGACCAATATGATGGTCTTATTATTCAATTGCCTTTGCCAATAGGCTTCAATACTCAAAAAATTTTAGACACTATTGAAACAAATAAAGATATTGATGGCTTAAATACTGAAAACGTGAATAAATGTAAAGAAGGCACATCTCTTTATCTGCCGGCAACTGCTTTAGCTGTAATTTTTATGCTAAAACATTTTGGAGCAGATTTAATTAATACTAATATCGGCATTGTAGGAGAGTCAAACGTCGTTGGAGCTCCTATTAAAAACGAGTTGATTAGATTAAATAAAAATGTTATTTCATATAATAAACATTCAGATACGTCAAATTTAGCTCAACACGATATTTTAATTGTAGCTACCGGAGTCAAACATTTAATTAAAAACAAAGATGTGAAACAGGATGCAATAGTGATCGACGTGGGCATTCACCGGGATAAAAATAATAAAATTACTGGTGATTGTGATTTTGATGACATTAAAGACAAGTGTTTAGCTATAACTCCTGTTCCAGGTGGTGTTGGGCCCATGACTGTAGTTTGTCTTGTATTGAATTTAATTAAAGCATATACCATCGCTCATCCTGAATATTCAAACATATTCGCGCCAATTTTAAAAAACATGTAA
- the tsaD gene encoding tRNA (adenosine(37)-N6)-threonylcarbamoyltransferase complex transferase subunit TsaD yields the protein MTILAIETSHDDTSVAIMKNEKVIHMITISQIEDHKPYGGTVPEIASRLHVQNIHKAIKSLTKEFDFTEIDLIAYTANPGLIGALQIGYLAANALAIALNKPIVPINHLEGHFFSAAITQDITYPSVCLLISGGHTQLLYAHSPFVIEIIGQTLDDAVGECYDKVGRKLNLEHPAGPLIDKIASANKDKFNCSKYSFPVTENKYDFSLSGIKTQFINLINNYVNRNEEIPVKKIATDFQNLIVNYLKEKMVNVIEEYQPKSIVLAGGVSANSGIREMFLTLHENSLIPEKCYSTDNAAMIAKVAHVLYNESFKK from the coding sequence ATGACTATATTAGCTATAGAAACAAGTCATGATGACACATCCGTTGCAATCATGAAAAATGAAAAAGTTATTCATATGATAACGATAAGTCAAATTGAAGATCATAAACCTTATGGGGGAACTGTACCTGAAATCGCTTCTAGATTACATGTCCAAAACATCCATAAAGCAATTAAATCATTAACAAAAGAATTTGATTTTACTGAAATTGATTTAATTGCTTACACAGCTAATCCTGGTTTAATTGGTGCTTTACAAATTGGATATCTAGCGGCTAATGCTTTAGCTATTGCATTAAACAAGCCTATTGTACCTATAAATCATTTAGAAGGGCACTTCTTTTCTGCTGCAATAACTCAAGATATTACATACCCATCTGTATGTTTATTGATATCGGGTGGCCACACTCAGCTACTGTATGCTCATAGTCCTTTTGTTATTGAAATCATTGGTCAAACACTTGATGATGCAGTTGGAGAATGTTATGATAAAGTAGGGCGTAAATTAAATCTTGAGCATCCTGCCGGACCATTAATTGATAAAATTGCATCAGCTAACAAAGATAAATTTAATTGTTCTAAATATTCATTTCCGGTAACTGAAAACAAATATGACTTTTCATTAAGTGGTATTAAAACTCAATTTATAAATTTAATCAATAATTATGTAAATAGAAATGAAGAAATACCAGTGAAAAAAATAGCCACTGACTTTCAAAATTTAATAGTTAATTATTTAAAGGAAAAAATGGTTAACGTTATTGAAGAATACCAACCAAAAAGCATAGTGCTAGCAGGTGGTGTAAGTGCTAACTCCGGTATTAGAGAAATGTTTTTAACATTGCATGAAAATTCTTTAATTCCTGAAAAATGTTATTCCACTGATAATGCAGCAATGATAGCAAAAGTAGCGCACGTTCTATATAATGAAAGTTTCAAAAAATAA
- the rdgB gene encoding RdgB/HAM1 family non-canonical purine NTP pyrophosphatase, with translation MKTIIFATTNNHKLEEVNQILKHCKAIALSQKYDVEENGTTYAENALIKAKEAYKRFKQPVFADDSGIEIKALNHWPGLKSARVLNTEYKLKEIYDLCKMNNYNELSFHCAIAYIDANGIDHIFTAVIEGKLASRFCEYEDTFGYDPIFVPNGSEITYAQMSKQQKNHCSHRAIALAQFEEWLKNNE, from the coding sequence TTGAAAACAATAATTTTTGCAACAACAAATAATCATAAATTAGAAGAAGTGAATCAAATTCTTAAGCATTGTAAAGCAATTGCTTTGAGTCAAAAATATGATGTTGAAGAAAATGGAACAACATATGCAGAAAATGCATTAATTAAAGCTAAAGAAGCTTATAAAAGATTTAAACAACCGGTTTTTGCTGATGATTCAGGTATTGAAATAAAAGCTTTAAATCACTGACCAGGACTGAAATCTGCGCGAGTATTAAATACAGAATACAAATTAAAAGAAATATATGATTTGTGTAAAATGAATAATTATAATGAACTATCATTTCACTGTGCCATTGCTTACATAGATGCAAATGGCATTGATCATATATTTACTGCAGTGATTGAGGGCAAGTTGGCTTCGCGATTTTGTGAGTACGAAGATACATTTGGTTATGATCCAATTTTTGTTCCAAACGGTTCTGAGATAACATATGCTCAAATGAGTAAACAACAAAAAAATCACTGTTCACACCGAGCAATTGCTTTAGCTCAATTTGAAGAGTGATTAAAAAATAATGAATAG